GCCCTTGTTGTGGGTGGCAACGACGAGGCGCGGTTCGGAAAGGCGGCGGGCGGGTTGGGTCACGATGGGCCTCAGAGGATCGCGAGCTTCTGGAGCTCGACGAGGCGGCGGGTGCCGGCCTCGGCGAGGTCGAGCATCGCCAGGAATTCGTCGCGGCTGAACGGCTTGCCTTCCGCGGTGCCCTGGATCTCGACGAGGCCGCCGGAACCGGTCATCACGAAGTTCGCATCGGTCTCGGCGGCGGAATCCTCGACATAATCGAGATCGAGCACCGGCCGGCCGCCATGGATGCCGACGGAGATGGCGGCAATGTGGTCGGTCAGCACCGGCCGGCTCACCATGCCGCGCGCCTTCATCCAGGCGATGCAGTCGTGAAGCGCGACCCATGCGCCGGTGATCGAGGCGGTGCGGGTGCCGCCGTCCGCCTGGATCACGTCGCAATCGACGGTGATCTGGCGTTCGCCGAGCGCCTCGAGATCGACGATGGCACGCAGCGAGCGGCCGATCAGGCGCTGGATTTCCTGGGTGCGGCCGGACTGTTTGCCGGCGGCGGCCTCACGGCGGGTGCGCTCGTGGGTGGCGCGCGGCAGCATGCCGTATTCGGCCGTCACCCAGCCCCGGCCACCCCCGCGCAGCCACGGCGGCACCTTTTCCTCAAGGCTCGCGGTGCACAGCACATGGGTGTCGCCGAACTTCACGAGGCAGGAACCTTCCGCATGGCGCGTGACGCCCCGCTCGAGGGTCACGGACCGCAGTTCGTCTGCGGCGCGCTTGGAAGGGCGGGACGTCGTCATCGAGGCAGGTATCCTTTGCGGTCTGGCCCGCGGCGCCCGAGCGGCGGCTGGCCTGTTTCACGTTTACGGCACTCGCGACGCGCGGCTGGCTCAGGCCAGGCCGGCTTCTCCGGGCGATGATCGGGACCGCTTGCGCTGAAAATCCACGCGCTTCTACCGCCCGGAGCCCATCGGCGGCAAGCGGCCGGCGACGAGCGGCGCCGCCGCAAGCGGATTTTCGGCGTGGAGCGAACCGTTTCATGCAGGAAACCTTGCGGGAATCCTTGCCGAGCCGCACGCGGCATCCTTTATTATCGTCAGGGCCTTGGGTGGGGCTGATGTGAAACGAGAGGATGCGATGACGGCCGAACGCAGACGCGAACCGTTGTCGCCGAGTGTGATCGACCTCGACGAGCGGT
The Pseudoxanthobacter soli DSM 19599 DNA segment above includes these coding regions:
- the rph gene encoding ribonuclease PH; the protein is MTTSRPSKRAADELRSVTLERGVTRHAEGSCLVKFGDTHVLCTASLEEKVPPWLRGGGRGWVTAEYGMLPRATHERTRREAAAGKQSGRTQEIQRLIGRSLRAIVDLEALGERQITVDCDVIQADGGTRTASITGAWVALHDCIAWMKARGMVSRPVLTDHIAAISVGIHGGRPVLDLDYVEDSAAETDANFVMTGSGGLVEIQGTAEGKPFSRDEFLAMLDLAEAGTRRLVELQKLAIL